Genomic segment of Caproiciproducens sp. NJN-50:
GAAAACCGCCGCCGCAAGCAGAACCAGCGCGTGCCATTTGTGGTAATACCAGAAGTTTTCCCATTTTTTCCTCGGAGTATCCGGTGTTGGACTCTGCGGCTCCGGATATTCCCCGTCTCCATGAATCAGGAGGCCCTCCCGTGCCATCGGAACGTCAGTCCTCCCGCGGTTTCATCGTCGGGAACAGCAGAACGTCGCGGATGGAGGCGCTGTCCGTCAGCAGCATCACAAGGCGGTCGATGCCCATTCCCATTCCCCCGGTCGGCGGCATGCCGTATTCCATCGCCGTCAGGAAATCCTCGTCGATCACGTCGGTCTCCTCCTCGCCGGAGGCGCGAAGCTCCGCCTGGTGCACAAAACGGCCGCGCTGGTCGATCGGGTCGTTCAGCTCCGAATAGGCGTTGGCGAATTCGCAGCGGTTGATAAACAGCTCGAAGCGCTCCACGAGCTCCGGCGTGCCGCGCTTGCGCTTCGTCAGCGGGGAAACCTCCACCGGATAATCGTAGATGAACGTCGGCTGGACGAGCTTATCCTCGGCGGTCGCCTCGAAGGCCTTCGCCATGATGTCGCCCCATTTGTCGGCGGGACCCAGCTCCAGATGGAGCTGCCCCGCGGCCTCGCGCGCCTTTTCGTCGTCGCCCTTGAACGAGAGGAAATCAATCCCCGCGTATTTCTGAATCGCGTCGTTCATCGAAAGGCGGGCGAACTCCCCTGAAAGGTCGATTTCCTCGCCCTGCCAGGTGACATGCTCGGTGCCGCAGGCCTTCCTGGCGCATTCCTGGACCAGCAGCTCGGTGCGGTCCATCATGCCGTGGTAATCGGTATAGGCCTCGTACAGCTCCAGGCTGGTGTACTCCGGATTGTGCTTCACGTCCATGCCCTCGTTGCGGAAGCAGCGGCCGATTTCATACACCCGCTCCATGCCGCCGACGATGAGGCGCTTTAGGTGCAGCTCCGTCGCGATGCGAAGGTACATGTCCATGTCGAGGGTGTTGTGGTGGGTAACGAACGGGCGGGCCGCCGCGCCGCCCGCGACGGTGTTCAGAACAGGCGTCTCGACTTCCACATAGCCCAGGCCGTCGAGCACGTCGCGGATGGCGCGGATGATGGCGCTGC
This window contains:
- the lysS gene encoding lysine--tRNA ligase, which gives rise to MSDGTMELTGNAENPENRSEAEIRREKLTALQKAGKDPFHITTCPHDCSAQEIRDRFSELENKDVCIAGRIVGWRDMGKAGFMDLSDRSGRIQVYMKIDQVGEESYTDLKNFWDVGDIISVRGYVFKTRRGEISVHAKEIRLLSKSLLPLPEKFHGLKDTDLRYRQRYLDLIMNPEVRDTFLKRSAIIRAIRDVLDGLGYVEVETPVLNTVAGGAAARPFVTHHNTLDMDMYLRIATELHLKRLIVGGMERVYEIGRCFRNEGMDVKHNPEYTSLELYEAYTDYHGMMDRTELLVQECARKACGTEHVTWQGEEIDLSGEFARLSMNDAIQKYAGIDFLSFKGDDEKAREAAGQLHLELGPADKWGDIMAKAFEATAEDKLVQPTFIYDYPVEVSPLTKRKRGTPELVERFELFINRCEFANAYSELNDPIDQRGRFVHQAELRASGEEETDVIDEDFLTAMEYGMPPTGGMGMGIDRLVMLLTDSASIRDVLLFPTMKPRED